In one Mauremys mutica isolate MM-2020 ecotype Southern chromosome 3, ASM2049712v1, whole genome shotgun sequence genomic region, the following are encoded:
- the PNPT1 gene encoding polyribonucleotide nucleotidyltransferase 1, mitochondrial yields MAACTGCQACCRAGLRELAAAGSFRPLPGTMRRWLEPAARLVQLAQARGLQGGAGAYKAASVDVGSRKLEISSGKLARFADGCAVVQLGDTSVMVTAVSKTKPSPSQFMPLVVDYRQKAAAAGRIPTNYLRRELGSTDKEILTSRVIDRSIRPLFPAGYYYDTQILCNLLAVDGVNDPDVLAINGASAALALSDIPWNGPIGAVRVGMVDGEVVINPTRKEMSSSTLNLLVTGAPHSQIVMLEAAAENILQQDFCHAIKVGVKHTQQIIQCIQQLVKEQGAAKRTVQKLFSAPAEIVECAKQLASDKVCAVFADFSHDKISRDEAVNKIRLETEEQLKEKFPEAESYEIMESFNVVSKDIFRSFILNEYRRCDGRDLTSLRNISCEVDMFKTLHGSALFQRGQTQVLCTVTFDSLESSVKSDLITTAVSGIKDKNFMLHYEFPPYATNEIGKVTGVNRRELGHGALAEKALKPVIPQDFPFTIRVTSEVLESNGSSSMASVCGGSLALMDAGVPISAAVAGVAVGLVTRCHPEKNGEIEDYRLLTDILGIEDYNGDMDFKMAGTNKGITALQADIKLPGIPLKIVMEAIQQATVAKREILQIMNKTIAKPRPNRKENGPVVETVQVPLSKRVRFVGPGGYNLKKLQAETGVTVSQLDEETFSVFAPTPNAMYEAREFINEICKDDQEHHLEFGAVYTAIITEIRDIGVMVKLYPNMSPVLLHNSQLDQRKIKHPSALGLDVGQEIQVKYFGRDPTDGRMRLSRKVLQSPATTVVKTLSDKNSIVMGGAIPESSSSSC; encoded by the exons ATGGCCGCCTGCACGGGGTGCCAGGCCTGCTGCCGCGCCGGGCTCAGGGAGCTGGCCGCGGCCGGCAGCTTCCGCCCGCTGCCCGGCACCATGAGGCGTTGGCTGGAGCCGGCCGCTcggctggtgcagctggcccaggcccgAGGCTTGCAGGGCGGCGCCGGGGCCTACAAGGCGGCGTCGGTGGACGTGGGGAGCAG aaaGTTGGAAATTTCCTCAGGAAAACTAGCCAGATTTGCTGATGGATGTGCTGTAgtgcag ttaGGTGATACATCAGTGATGGTCACAGCAGTCAGTAAAACAAAGCCTTCTCCATCTCAGTTCATGCCATTGGTG GTTGACTATCGCCAGAAAGCTGCTGCAGCAGGAAGGATTCCCACAAACTATCTTAGAAGAGAACTTGGTTCCACTGATAAAGAAATTCTTACAAGCAGAGTAATAG ATCGATCAATTAGGCCGCTCTTCCCAGCAGGCTACTATTATGATACACAG ATCCTTTGTAATCTTTTAGCAGTAGATGGTGTTAATGATCCTGATGTCCTGGCAATTAATGGAG CATCTGCAGCACTTGCGTTATCTGATATCCCATGGAATGGTCCCATTG GCGCAGTAAGGGTAGGAATGGTTGATGGAGAAGTTGTTATTAATCCAACTCGAAAAGAAATGTCTTCTAGTACCTTGAACTTATTGGTCACTGGAGCTCCTCATAGTCAAATTG TCATGTTGGAAGCAGCAGCCGAGAATATATTGCAGCAAGACTTCTGCCATGCCATCAAAGTGGGAGTGAAGCATACCCAACAAATAATTCAGTGCATACAACAACTGGTAAAAGAACAAGGTGCTGCCAAGAGAACTGTTCAGAAGTTATTTAGTGCTCCAGCAGAGATTGTTGAATGTGCAAAGCA GCTTGCCTCTGATAAGGTCTGTGCAGTATTTGCAGATTTTAGCCATGACAAA ATTTCTAGAGATGAAGCAGTTAACAAGATAAGACTTGAAACAGAAGAACAGTTGAAAG AGAAATTTCCAGAGGCTGAGTCTTATGAAATTATGGAATCCTTTAACGTTGTTTCAAAGGACATTTTTAGAAGCTTTATTCTGAATGAATACAGAAG GTGTGATGGCAGAGACTTGACTTCTCTCAGAAATATCAGTTGTGAAGTGGACATGTTTAAAACACTTCATGGATCAGCGTTGTTTCAGAGAGGTCAAACTCAG GTTCTCTGTACAGTTACATTTGATTCACTAGAATCTAGTGTAAAATCTGATCTTATCACAACAGCTGTGAG TGGAATAAAAGATAAAAACTTTATGCTGCATTATGAG TTTCCTCCTTATGCAACTAATGAGATTGGCAAAGTTACTGGTGTCAACAGAAGAGAACTTGGACATG GTGCGCTTGCAGAAAAAGCTTtgaagccagttattccccaagATTTCCCTTTCACAATAAGGGTTACTTCAGAAGTCTTGGAGTCAAATG GATCTTCTTCAATGGCTTCTGTATGTGGTGGAAGTTTGGCATTAATGGATGCAG GAGTTCCAATATCAGCTGCTGTGGCAGGTGTAGCAGTAGGACTGGTTACTAGATGTCATCCTGAGAAAAATGGAGAAATTGAGGATTATCGTTTGCTGACAGACATCCTA GGAATTGAAGATTACAATGGTGATATGGACTTCAAAATGGCTGGTACTAATAAAGGAATAACTGCTCTGCAG GCTGATATAAAACTACCAGGGATACCACTAAAAATTGTAATGGAAGCCATCCAACAAGCCACGG ttgcAAAGAGAGAAATCTTGCAAATTATGAACAAAACAATTGCAAAACCcagaccaaacagaaaagaaaatggacCAGTTGTAG AAACTGTTCAGGTACCACTATCAAAAAGAGTGAGGTTTGTTGGCCCAGGTGGCTATAACTTAAAAAAACTTCAAGCTGAAACTG gggtAACAGTGAGTCAGTTGGATGAAGAGACGTTTTCTGTGTTTGCCCCAACACCTAATGCTATGTATGAAGCACGAGAGTTTATTAACGAAATCTGCAAAGATGAT CAGGAGCATCATTTGGAATTTGGAGCAGTTTATACAGCCATAATAACTGAAATTAG AGATATTGGAGTGATGGTAAAACTGTATCCGAATATGTCTCCAGTGCTACTTCATAATTCACAACTTGATCAAAGGAAG ATTAAACATCCTAGTGCCTTGGGATTAGATGTTGGCCAAGAAATTCAG GTGAAATACTTCGGACGTGATCCAACTGATGGCCGAATGAGGCTTTCACGTAAAGTACTTCAGTCACCAGCCACAACTGTGGTTAAAACTCTAAGTGACAAAAACAGTATTGTAATGGGAGGTGCAATTCCAGAGTCATCTAGCTCATCCTGTTGA